The Alteromonas stellipolaris genome includes a region encoding these proteins:
- a CDS encoding rod shape-determining protein: MFPNLRSKFASVMYVQIWEHRLKVTDTATRESFDDYPAIVIKTNDKGEKLISGVGKEASEKLQHNEIAINPFSHPRVLFSDFYVGEKLLQHTFKHLSNNKVLRPRPKVIIHPMEKTEGGLTMIEKRAFKESAIGAGAIAVKIHSGFKLRLETMNFDELEDDDKPTIQSSSPPSKLASYGGFVFYIVMLTLAVWYLGK; the protein is encoded by the coding sequence ATGTTTCCAAATTTACGTTCAAAATTTGCGTCAGTCATGTATGTGCAAATTTGGGAGCATCGATTAAAAGTCACTGATACTGCAACGCGCGAATCTTTTGATGATTACCCCGCTATAGTCATTAAAACTAACGATAAAGGTGAGAAGCTGATTTCAGGTGTTGGTAAAGAAGCGAGTGAGAAGCTTCAACACAATGAAATTGCCATTAATCCATTTTCCCACCCTAGAGTACTTTTCTCAGACTTCTATGTAGGCGAAAAACTACTGCAACACACATTCAAGCATTTAAGTAATAATAAAGTGTTACGGCCAAGGCCTAAGGTTATTATCCACCCGATGGAAAAAACTGAAGGTGGCCTCACTATGATTGAAAAGCGAGCATTCAAAGAGTCAGCGATTGGTGCAGGCGCAATAGCAGTAAAGATTCATTCGGGCTTCAAATTACGTTTAGAAACAATGAACTTTGACGAACTAGAAGATGACGATAAACCTACAATACAAAGTAGTTCACCACCATCAAAGTTGGCTAGCTATGGCGGATTTGTCTTTTACATTGTAATGTTAACTTTAGCTGTTTGGTATTTAGGCAAATGA
- a CDS encoding PhzF family phenazine biosynthesis protein has product MKVSVEIVNAFIDGDTGGNSAGVVLNANALTAQQKLHVAQKVGLSETAFVSRSDVATIKLEFFTPVQQIAHCGHATIATFSRMSELGLVQNGRMSKETVDGVREIIIDGSMAFMEQSPPTYTDVLDTEEVRAALNLSSDVLLDSVTIVNTGNAFLLVPLQNASSVAEIHPNQALINEISEQYDLIGFYVFSRDTEVDGRHAGARMFAPRYGIDEESATGMAAGPLACYLHDRQGLEDTTLLIEQGHLMDPPSPSVINVNLQLVNGSISRLMAGGVGRSIRQVEIEI; this is encoded by the coding sequence ATGAAAGTCTCTGTTGAAATAGTAAATGCATTTATTGACGGTGACACAGGTGGAAATTCAGCCGGTGTGGTTTTAAATGCGAACGCTTTAACCGCGCAGCAGAAGCTACACGTGGCGCAAAAAGTGGGGCTATCTGAAACTGCCTTTGTTTCTCGCTCAGACGTTGCCACTATAAAGCTGGAGTTTTTCACCCCAGTACAGCAAATTGCGCATTGCGGCCATGCCACCATAGCAACGTTTAGCAGAATGAGTGAGCTTGGTCTTGTTCAAAATGGGCGGATGTCGAAAGAGACAGTAGATGGCGTGAGAGAAATAATTATTGATGGTTCAATGGCATTTATGGAGCAGTCACCGCCGACCTACACCGATGTATTAGATACCGAAGAAGTTCGAGCTGCACTTAATCTTTCAAGCGATGTGCTGCTCGACTCAGTAACTATTGTAAATACGGGGAATGCTTTTTTACTTGTGCCCCTTCAAAATGCGTCTTCTGTCGCTGAGATACACCCTAATCAAGCCCTTATTAATGAAATAAGCGAACAATACGATTTGATAGGTTTTTATGTGTTTTCAAGAGATACCGAAGTTGACGGACGTCACGCTGGCGCTAGAATGTTTGCACCACGCTATGGGATAGACGAAGAATCTGCAACCGGCATGGCTGCTGGCCCTTTAGCTTGCTATCTTCATGACCGCCAAGGACTCGAAGATACGACATTACTGATTGAGCAAGGCCATTTAATGGACCCACCATCGCCCAGCGTAATAAATGTTAATTTACAGTTGGTTAATGGTAGCATCAGTCGTTTAATGGCTGGTGGCGTTGGCCGCTCCATTCGACAGGTTGAAATAGAAATTTAA
- a CDS encoding HAAS signaling domain-containing protein codes for MSGREQISNYLKSFNRYLASLSSEDAAEVIKEIESHIYDVIDQQEMAGKEADIEGILAGLGAPRVLAENYVSHIQQGTPPPKGFRPLASVTKGLSKTLYWGMLAFGYGTGLALVVLAFANLLLPNGIAFWVEAEGNSVAIGFLSNPILAHSDTTISGLWITPVALVSAYAISLLTYRILALLKRFAVGYHYA; via the coding sequence ATGAGTGGAAGGGAACAAATAAGCAACTACCTAAAAAGCTTTAACCGTTATTTGGCCTCGTTAAGTTCTGAAGATGCGGCTGAAGTGATTAAAGAAATTGAATCTCATATTTATGACGTTATCGATCAGCAGGAAATGGCCGGAAAAGAGGCCGATATTGAAGGTATCTTAGCTGGCCTTGGTGCGCCTAGAGTACTTGCCGAAAACTACGTAAGTCATATTCAACAAGGTACGCCGCCACCAAAAGGATTTCGCCCATTAGCATCGGTCACCAAAGGGCTGTCGAAAACCTTGTACTGGGGCATGTTGGCCTTTGGCTATGGTACAGGTTTAGCGTTGGTTGTATTGGCATTTGCGAACCTGTTGTTGCCTAACGGCATTGCTTTTTGGGTAGAAGCTGAGGGGAACTCTGTTGCTATTGGCTTTTTAAGTAATCCTATACTGGCGCATAGCGACACTACTATCTCAGGCTTGTGGATAACGCCGGTGGCGTTGGTAAGTGCCTACGCGATCAGCTTACTTACGTACCGCATTCTGGCTTTGCTTAAACGGTTTGCTGTTGGCTATCATTATGCTTAA
- a CDS encoding PadR family transcriptional regulator, which yields MTETANLSAKWDAQLRKGTLELAVLAAVAGEEKYGLAILNYLHGFETMVISEGTLYPLLDRLKREGVLNAKWHQEGEVRPRKYYSLTDSGLERLHVLRARWKRSVVDMESLLADSKSGANNSTDNGKETGKRKG from the coding sequence ATGACAGAAACTGCAAATCTAAGCGCGAAGTGGGATGCTCAACTACGTAAAGGCACTTTAGAGCTGGCGGTGCTTGCGGCTGTCGCAGGTGAAGAAAAGTACGGGCTGGCGATACTCAATTACCTACATGGCTTTGAAACCATGGTGATTAGTGAAGGTACGCTTTACCCACTGCTAGACAGGCTTAAGCGAGAAGGGGTGCTTAATGCAAAATGGCACCAAGAGGGTGAAGTGCGCCCACGAAAGTATTATTCACTCACCGACAGTGGTCTTGAACGATTACATGTTCTGCGCGCGCGGTGGAAGCGTTCGGTAGTTGATATGGAATCGTTGTTAGCAGATTCAAAAAGTGGCGCGAATAACAGCACAGACAACGGCAAAGAAACTGGAAAAAGAAAAGGATAA
- a CDS encoding energy transducer TonB has translation MRKLVSLSILSVFVMSCASLKPNETTQAFAEEPIRYIDLTADSKMDLIERYWVVIKSADPKYPVDAARRGLSGCVDFIVAIDSNGTLSGFKIKKSYPEGVFDKSAAAALNRWKWSASKDNIENTPVLTTTQLNFMVSNSKNKAETEKQCDFSHI, from the coding sequence ATGAGAAAATTAGTTTCATTATCAATCCTAAGTGTTTTTGTGATGTCTTGTGCATCGCTTAAGCCCAACGAAACTACCCAAGCTTTTGCTGAAGAACCTATTCGGTATATAGATTTAACTGCAGACAGTAAAATGGATTTAATCGAGAGGTATTGGGTCGTAATAAAAAGTGCAGACCCCAAGTACCCCGTTGATGCTGCTAGAAGAGGCTTGTCTGGCTGTGTTGATTTTATTGTAGCAATTGATAGTAACGGAACACTAAGTGGGTTTAAAATTAAAAAATCATACCCTGAAGGTGTATTTGACAAATCTGCGGCGGCAGCATTAAACAGGTGGAAGTGGTCAGCATCAAAAGACAATATTGAAAACACACCGGTACTAACCACAACCCAATTGAACTTTATGGTTAGCAATTCTAAAAATAAAGCTGAAACAGAAAAGCAATGCGACTTTTCTCATATATGA